In a single window of the Patescibacteria group bacterium genome:
- a CDS encoding D-glycerate dehydrogenase — MKYKVVVTRKIPDVGISLLKKAGFEVVVNPYDRVLKREELKRMLKGAHGILSLLTDKIDGEILDAAGPQLKIVANYAVGYDNFNLDDFKARKIYATNTPGVLTETVAEHAIGLLFAIAQRIVEADEFVRQGKFKGWGPMLFLGTDIRNKTLGIVGLGRIGAEVAKRMRDGFGLTIIYYDAKRNLDLEKELKIKYVPFKQLLKKSDFISIHVPLLPTTRHMFTLKEFKLMKPTAYIINTARGAVINEKDLVIALKKKMIAGAALDVYEFEPKVTPELIKLPNTVLLPHIASASIETRSKMAEMAAKNIIAVLKGKKPLNPILK; from the coding sequence ATGAAATATAAAGTTGTTGTAACGCGAAAAATTCCTGATGTGGGAATTTCGCTTTTAAAAAAGGCCGGTTTTGAAGTAGTAGTTAATCCGTATGATCGAGTTTTAAAACGCGAGGAATTAAAACGAATGTTAAAAGGAGCACATGGAATTCTTTCTCTTTTAACTGATAAAATTGATGGTGAAATTTTAGATGCTGCTGGCCCACAATTAAAAATTGTAGCTAATTATGCGGTTGGTTATGACAATTTTAATTTAGATGATTTTAAAGCGCGAAAAATTTATGCTACAAATACCCCCGGTGTTTTAACCGAAACTGTTGCCGAACATGCTATTGGCTTGCTTTTTGCTATTGCCCAGCGAATTGTTGAGGCAGATGAATTTGTTCGTCAGGGGAAATTTAAGGGCTGGGGGCCGATGTTATTTTTAGGAACGGATATTAGAAATAAAACATTAGGTATTGTTGGTTTGGGGCGGATTGGCGCAGAGGTTGCAAAAAGAATGCGCGATGGTTTCGGATTAACGATTATTTATTATGACGCAAAAAGAAATTTAGACTTGGAAAAAGAATTAAAAATAAAATATGTTCCATTTAAACAATTATTAAAGAAATCGGATTTTATTAGTATCCATGTTCCTCTTTTGCCAACAACACGACATATGTTTACTTTGAAAGAATTTAAGTTGATGAAGCCGACAGCTTATATTATTAATACAGCTCGCGGTGCTGTGATTAATGAAAAAGATTTAGTGATAGCTTTAAAGAAAAAAATGATTGCAGGAGCAGCATTAGATGTTTATGAATTTGAACCTAAAGTTACTCCAGAATTAATTAAATTACCAAATACTGTACTTTTGCCTCATATTGCTTCTGCAAGTATTGAAACAAGATCAAAAATGGCAGAGATGGCAGCAAAAAATATTATTGCAGTTTTGAAGGGCAAAAAACCGCTAAATCCTATTCTTAAGTAA
- a CDS encoding Fic family protein: protein MKNRVDFLAKFIYESELLDNRCCSYNTIKSEIEQNKKDGHVGAILYLEKRTNEKDIPLTEFDIKKTHELIFKESEIWLNKTNEGWAGNYRQGKVLIGELGGVSPEIIPKKMDELIKVLNKHQILFRCKNKKISSLDTKIEFISSFHYHFGLINPFYNCNCRVNRALLFYLINYFQIQPFFVSHTEKADYFGAFISKDPQLLYEFFLKKINEQKEPD, encoded by the coding sequence TTGAAAAATAGAGTTGATTTTTTAGCAAAATTTATTTATGAATCTGAATTGCTTGATAATCGATGTTGCAGTTATAACACGATCAAATCAGAAATTGAACAAAATAAAAAAGACGGGCATGTAGGAGCGATTCTTTATCTTGAAAAACGCACCAATGAGAAAGACATTCCACTTACTGAATTTGATATTAAAAAAACACATGAATTAATCTTTAAAGAATCCGAGATTTGGCTAAACAAAACAAACGAGGGTTGGGCTGGTAATTATCGTCAAGGGAAAGTGTTAATTGGTGAATTGGGTGGAGTTTCTCCAGAAATTATTCCCAAAAAAATGGACGAATTAATTAAGGTTTTAAATAAACATCAGATATTGTTTCGTTGTAAAAATAAAAAAATTTCTTCGTTGGATACTAAAATCGAGTTTATCAGTAGTTTTCATTATCATTTTGGTCTTATTAATCCTTTTTATAATTGCAATTGCCGTGTAAATCGAGCATTACTTTTTTACCTTATCAATTATTTTCAGATTCAACCTTTTTTTGTTAGTCATACAGAAAAGGCAGATTATTTCGGAGCTTTTATTAGTAAAGATCCACAATTATTATACGAATTCTTTCTCAAAAAAATTAATGAACAAAAAGAGCCTGATTAA
- the recO gene encoding DNA repair protein RecO translates to MLEYHTLAIVVKKELINETDANVVLYTKELGKLEIIAKGVKKLLSKFGGHLEPLNLIEATIIAVNHKHLTSVLTHNNFFHIRKNYTRLENALRMMAIFNEAIVSSEKDNFLWENILNYLNKLNQAAVFSEEKESAFIQLLNLEFLIKLGRGLGLLPDNQELKEHFDNSTASIIVFLTQNPPEKIINQYDISKLQKIDYNKIEKSIKQKIII, encoded by the coding sequence ATGCTTGAATATCATACTTTAGCGATTGTTGTCAAAAAAGAACTAATCAATGAAACCGACGCTAATGTTGTTTTGTATACAAAAGAACTGGGTAAATTGGAAATCATAGCCAAAGGCGTTAAAAAACTTCTTTCTAAATTTGGTGGACACCTCGAACCGCTTAATTTAATTGAGGCAACGATTATCGCGGTTAATCATAAACATCTAACGAGCGTTTTAACACACAATAATTTTTTTCATATTCGAAAAAATTACACCAGATTAGAAAATGCTCTAAGAATGATGGCGATATTTAATGAGGCAATTGTTTCTTCAGAAAAAGACAATTTTCTTTGGGAAAACATTCTTAATTATTTAAACAAACTTAATCAAGCAGCCGTTTTTTCAGAAGAAAAAGAAAGCGCTTTTATTCAATTGTTAAATCTTGAATTTTTAATTAAATTGGGCAGGGGTTTAGGTTTATTGCCTGATAATCAAGAATTAAAGGAGCACTTTGATAATTCAACAGCTTCAATAATTGTTTTTTTAACTCAAAATCCCCCTGAAAAAATTATTAATCAATATGACATATCAAAATTGCAAAAAATCGATTATAATAAAATAGAGAAGTCAATTAAACAAAAAATTATTATTTGA
- a CDS encoding prepilin-type N-terminal cleavage/methylation domain-containing protein: MSFIKLSGKISPSFTLIELLIVIAILAVLMSVIVITINPTEMLKRTRDVRRLSDLKTLNSALSVYSASNPDGFFGNLNTVYISIPDSSPTCANLGLPALPTGWSYACSNSTNYRKTDGAGWIPINLKNLDIGSPISALPIDPINSTTSGQYYTYVVGGSWELNAILESDKYRNDKTLTKQNFPGVLSFGSNINLSPIFNNSGLVGYWSFDEGSDTIAYDYSGNNNHGTLYNGPQWVNGKIGKALSFDGMDDYVDCGTSTVFDMNTNDFTIAVWARAISGISRRGIINKGGWSGSVKGYAIQQAYTPANKYYFVVMDDTGYKGVPTSLLETWDWSFIVGKKTTNHIEVWTNGMNSSAYDTTINSLSNPIKPFEIGKSATTEFFNGLIDEVRIYNRALSEAEIKALYNATK, encoded by the coding sequence ATGTCTTTTATTAAGTTATCTGGTAAAATTTCTCCCTCTTTTACTCTTATTGAATTATTAATTGTTATCGCTATTCTCGCTGTTTTAATGTCTGTTATTGTTATAACGATTAATCCTACCGAGATGCTAAAACGCACTCGTGATGTTAGACGTCTTTCTGATTTAAAAACTCTTAATTCAGCTTTATCTGTTTACTCAGCCTCTAATCCCGATGGTTTTTTCGGGAATCTCAACACTGTCTATATCTCTATTCCAGATTCTTCACCAACTTGTGCTAATTTAGGTTTACCAGCTTTACCAACTGGTTGGTCTTATGCTTGTTCAAATTCTACTAATTATCGTAAGACAGATGGTGCTGGCTGGATACCCATTAACCTTAAAAACCTGGATATTGGTTCACCAATTTCAGCCCTTCCAATCGATCCTATTAACTCAACAACTTCTGGTCAATATTATACTTATGTGGTGGGAGGAAGTTGGGAGTTAAATGCTATTTTGGAATCAGATAAATATCGTAATGATAAAACACTTACTAAACAAAATTTTCCTGGTGTTCTTTCTTTTGGTTCCAATATCAACCTTTCACCTATATTTAACAATTCAGGTTTAGTAGGATATTGGTCTTTTGATGAAGGAAGTGACACTATTGCTTATGATTATTCGGGCAATAATAATCATGGAACTTTATATAATGGTCCTCAATGGGTTAATGGTAAAATCGGCAAAGCCTTAAGTTTTGATGGGATGGATGATTATGTGGATTGTGGCACTAGTACAGTTTTTGATATGAACACAAATGATTTTACTATTGCAGTTTGGGCAAGGGCTATTAGTGGTATTTCACGTAGAGGTATTATTAATAAAGGAGGGTGGTCTGGGTCTGTAAAGGGGTATGCTATCCAACAGGCCTATACCCCCGCTAATAAATATTATTTTGTGGTTATGGATGATACAGGCTATAAAGGCGTTCCTACTTCTCTTTTGGAGACTTGGGATTGGAGTTTTATAGTTGGTAAGAAAACAACTAATCATATTGAAGTTTGGACAAACGGCATGAATTCTAGTGCTTATGATACTACTATTAATTCTTTAAGTAATCCTATTAAACCATTCGAAATTGGAAAAAGTGCAACAACTGAGTTTTTCAATGGTTTAATTGACGAAGTTCGAATTTACAATCGCGCTCTTTCTGAAGCTGAAATTAAGGCTTTATATAATGCTACAAAGTAA
- a CDS encoding glycine--tRNA ligase, whose translation MSKKEEQQNNLMDKIISLAKRRGFIFPSSEIYGGFSSSYDYGAIGVELKNNIKRAWWKEMLQKQNNIFGLDSAILMSPKIWQASGHLSAGFADSLVECTKCHHRFREDNVENNKCPDCGGELMPPRKFNLMMKTFVGPVEDEAAITYLRAETCQGIYMNYENVLNSMRAKIPFGIAQIGKAFRNEINPGNFTYRMREFEQMEMQFFVHPSEADKWFEYWVEQRLNWYISLGIKKENLRLHQQTKEELAHYAKAAVDIEYKFPFGWKEIEGIHNRGDWDLSNHSKYSGHELIYFDEKTKERFIPYIIETSAGADRSALVFLIDAYEEVVGGRTQTTEATKEIEVVLKFHPFIAPVKVAVFPLLKNKENLVSLAKEIYNNLKLHFITLYDEVDSIGRRYRRQDEIGTPYCVTVDFESLEDKTVTVRNRDTLQQERVKIDDLINYLKSKIETF comes from the coding sequence ATGTCCAAAAAAGAAGAACAACAAAATAATTTAATGGATAAAATCATTAGTTTAGCGAAACGCCGCGGCTTTATTTTTCCATCCTCAGAAATTTATGGAGGATTTTCCAGTTCCTATGATTATGGGGCGATTGGTGTGGAATTAAAAAATAATATTAAAAGAGCATGGTGGAAAGAAATGCTTCAAAAACAGAACAACATTTTTGGATTAGACAGTGCTATTTTAATGTCTCCAAAAATTTGGCAAGCCTCAGGTCATTTATCAGCGGGCTTTGCTGATTCTTTGGTTGAGTGTACAAAATGTCATCATCGTTTTCGTGAGGATAATGTAGAAAATAATAAGTGTCCTGATTGTGGGGGAGAATTGATGCCGCCAAGAAAATTTAATTTGATGATGAAAACTTTTGTTGGGCCCGTAGAAGATGAGGCAGCAATTACTTATTTACGAGCGGAAACCTGTCAGGGAATTTATATGAATTATGAAAATGTTTTAAATTCAATGCGAGCAAAAATTCCTTTTGGTATTGCGCAAATTGGCAAAGCTTTTCGTAATGAAATTAACCCTGGTAATTTTACTTATCGAATGCGCGAATTTGAACAAATGGAAATGCAATTTTTTGTTCATCCTTCCGAAGCTGATAAATGGTTTGAATATTGGGTGGAACAGCGATTAAATTGGTATATTTCATTAGGTATTAAAAAAGAAAATCTGCGTTTGCACCAACAAACAAAAGAAGAACTAGCTCATTATGCGAAAGCAGCGGTTGATATTGAATATAAGTTTCCATTTGGTTGGAAAGAAATAGAGGGAATTCATAATCGTGGCGATTGGGATTTGTCCAACCATTCTAAATATTCCGGACATGAATTAATTTATTTTGACGAAAAAACAAAAGAGCGTTTTATTCCTTATATTATTGAAACTTCAGCTGGTGCTGATAGAAGTGCGTTGGTTTTTTTAATTGATGCTTATGAAGAAGTGGTTGGTGGAAGGACTCAAACAACTGAAGCAACAAAAGAAATAGAGGTTGTTTTAAAATTTCATCCATTTATTGCGCCAGTTAAGGTTGCTGTTTTTCCTTTGTTGAAAAACAAAGAAAATCTGGTGAGTTTAGCTAAAGAAATTTATAATAATTTAAAATTGCATTTTATAACTTTATATGATGAGGTTGATTCAATAGGCCGTCGTTATCGTCGTCAAGATGAAATCGGAACTCCATACTGTGTAACAGTTGATTTTGAAAGTTTGGAAGATAAAACTGTTACGGTGAGAAATCGCGATACATTGCAACAAGAGAGAGTAAAGATTGATGATTTAATTAACTATCTTAAATCAAAAATTGAGACCTTTTAA
- a CDS encoding dodecin family protein, whose product MAIIKIRRIIGTSPKSFDDALKNIIEFVGKDKYNLTGVKIIDQSVSLDKGKIVEYKIVADVAYKWEEK is encoded by the coding sequence ATGGCAATTATTAAGATTAGAAGAATTATTGGAACTTCACCCAAAAGTTTTGATGACGCATTAAAAAATATTATTGAATTTGTTGGGAAGGATAAATATAATTTGACTGGTGTTAAAATCATCGATCAATCAGTTTCATTAGATAAAGGCAAAATTGTAGAATACAAGATTGTGGCGGATGTCGCTTATAAATGGGAAGAAAAATAA
- a CDS encoding insulinase family protein, which translates to MGRKIKMKKNNQPTILKKEGLNFLLIPLKEATSVTFLILVKTGSEYEKPNEAGISHFLEHMCFKGTKNRPSPKIISTELDSIGAVYNAFTSREYTGYYAKAAAEHTDKILDIVTDIYLNSLFDSNEIEKEKGVILEEKNYYEDTPSVKIEELIFELLYPKQAAGRPIIGDEKVIKNLKRENFLDYHKKHYTNEKTLIVLAGNFEKEKIIKKIVNLMKDILRGKGGEKFKTIIKKQVEPQVLIHNKKTDQTHLILAARTFNCFDERRYALSVLSTILGSGMSSRLFQVIREELGAAYYVYSFNDLSLDHGFLGIAAGLALDKTEKSLMAIKKELDKLSNELVGDEELKKAKSFIKGKLALSLETTNDYAFYYGSQHLFYGQTFSLREIFNKIDAVDKLTINKLARVIFQPKSLNLALIGPYDQKDKMRFKKMLI; encoded by the coding sequence ATGGGAAGAAAAATAAAAATGAAAAAGAATAATCAGCCTACTATCCTTAAAAAAGAAGGATTAAATTTTTTGCTTATACCGCTTAAAGAAGCAACTAGCGTGACTTTTTTGATTTTGGTAAAAACTGGTTCTGAATATGAAAAACCAAATGAAGCGGGAATTTCGCATTTTTTGGAGCACATGTGTTTTAAGGGCACCAAAAACAGACCTAGTCCAAAAATTATTTCCACCGAACTTGATTCAATTGGTGCGGTTTATAATGCTTTTACTTCTCGGGAATATACTGGTTATTATGCTAAGGCAGCTGCGGAACATACTGATAAAATTTTAGATATTGTTACTGATATTTATCTTAATTCTTTGTTTGATTCTAATGAAATAGAAAAGGAAAAAGGGGTAATTTTAGAAGAAAAGAATTATTATGAGGACACGCCAAGTGTCAAAATTGAAGAGTTGATTTTTGAATTATTATATCCCAAACAAGCAGCAGGACGGCCGATTATTGGAGATGAAAAGGTAATTAAAAATTTGAAAAGAGAAAATTTTTTAGATTACCACAAAAAACATTATACCAATGAAAAAACTCTTATTGTCTTAGCTGGTAATTTTGAGAAGGAGAAGATTATTAAAAAAATTGTAAATTTAATGAAAGATATTCTTCGGGGAAAAGGTGGTGAAAAATTTAAGACAATTATTAAAAAACAAGTGGAACCACAAGTTTTAATCCATAATAAAAAAACCGACCAAACACATTTAATTTTGGCTGCAAGAACTTTTAATTGTTTTGATGAGAGACGGTATGCATTATCAGTTTTATCAACTATTTTAGGAAGCGGTATGAGCTCCCGACTTTTTCAAGTTATTAGAGAGGAATTAGGAGCAGCTTATTATGTTTATTCATTTAATGATTTAAGTTTGGACCATGGTTTTTTGGGTATTGCGGCTGGTTTGGCTTTGGATAAAACTGAAAAATCTTTGATGGCAATTAAAAAAGAATTGGACAAATTAAGCAATGAATTAGTTGGTGACGAAGAATTAAAAAAAGCCAAAAGCTTTATTAAAGGAAAGTTGGCCCTTTCTTTAGAAACGACCAATGATTATGCATTTTATTATGGTTCCCAACACCTTTTTTACGGACAAACATTCTCTTTGAGGGAGATATTTAATAAAATTGATGCTGTGGATAAATTAACAATTAATAAGTTAGCAAGGGTTATTTTCCAGCCAAAATCATTGAATTTAGCCTTAATAGGACCATATGACCAAAAAGACAAAATGCGCTTTAAAAAAATGCTAATTTGA
- the pcm gene encoding protein-L-isoaspartate O-methyltransferase: MEINKNKLIDDLIKDGFLKSPRLIDAFRKVDRMSFVIDYVKNEAYRNTPLAIGFGQTISQPLTVAFMLELLDVKEGNRVLDVGSGSGWTTALLAELVGENGKVYGIEIIPELYEFGKANVMRYSYITKGIAEMYLGNGLYGLPDKAPFDRILCSAEAREIPEAFKEQLKIGGKMVLPMNNSLWLIEKKTETDFESEEFPGFVFVPLIEKLNN; this comes from the coding sequence ATGGAAATAAACAAAAACAAATTAATAGATGATTTAATTAAAGACGGATTTTTGAAAAGTCCGAGGCTTATTGATGCATTTAGAAAAGTTGATAGAATGAGTTTTGTAATTGATTATGTAAAAAATGAGGCTTATCGGAATACGCCATTGGCCATTGGTTTTGGACAAACCATTTCTCAACCATTAACAGTAGCATTTATGTTGGAATTATTAGACGTTAAAGAAGGTAATAGGGTTTTGGATGTTGGTTCTGGTTCGGGTTGGACAACGGCTTTGTTGGCGGAATTAGTGGGAGAAAATGGAAAAGTTTATGGAATTGAAATTATCCCGGAACTTTATGAATTTGGTAAAGCCAACGTGATGCGTTATAGTTATATTACAAAAGGAATTGCCGAGATGTATTTAGGTAATGGCTTATATGGTTTGCCAGACAAAGCGCCCTTTGATAGAATTTTGTGTTCAGCCGAAGCAAGGGAAATCCCCGAAGCCTTTAAAGAACAGTTAAAAATCGGCGGTAAAATGGTTTTGCCAATGAATAACAGCTTATGGCTTATTGAGAAAAAAACTGAAACCGATTTTGAATCAGAAGAATTTCCAGGTTTTGTTTTTGTGCCTCTTATTGAAAAACTAAATAATTAG